The following proteins come from a genomic window of Synechococcus sp. NB0720_010:
- a CDS encoding DUF3352 domain-containing protein — MKARPFLAALLAVALAMLSFGLAGWWLLLQRSPLALQHQALSMPLAARFVPRTAPLSLHWLVGPDEPAAYARAVAPPRQRRQAAAAADRLRDGAFAAAGLDYASELSPWLGDESSFALLTPPGSGEAPGWVLALRSRDNEGARRFLQRFWQTRSLAGTDLQITSYRGMGLISGRGALLGQDPQPLATALINDDLVLIASGRGVLEQALDVSQIDELNQAASAPLQKALQRLGEGVALLTARPEAMEQWLGLPVGDESAAVELVLALAPQGSGLQVDGLAQLRDALPSLGPVNTELLRQVQVAADSLAFLTNPAELLAAEDANVWSNLLGPSLTQALKRDQGPLPALVAAADSGPLLWAHQSEGWLLGTRGDRPSAETLQPALEADGYSASPLESRGQTLQAWTRLESKPVKGNPDQLQAQLAGARSSQGGFAWWGQGLAILNQQYEGRRAPQERLDQLELLGSPQAPFQWSMDAQAAQGLLSRWKLWRLVGTLSSSSLTPRVDGVALSLEPDAPDQRSLRLRGLLQLHA; from the coding sequence ATGAAGGCCCGCCCCTTCTTGGCGGCACTGCTGGCGGTGGCGTTGGCGATGCTGAGCTTTGGCTTGGCGGGTTGGTGGCTCCTCCTGCAGCGCAGTCCCCTTGCGTTGCAACACCAGGCCCTCTCCATGCCGCTGGCGGCGCGGTTTGTTCCGCGGACGGCGCCCCTGAGCCTGCACTGGTTGGTGGGCCCGGATGAGCCGGCTGCCTACGCCCGGGCCGTTGCTCCCCCCCGTCAGCGCCGTCAGGCCGCGGCGGCCGCTGATCGCCTGCGGGACGGGGCCTTTGCCGCTGCGGGCCTGGACTACGCCTCGGAGCTCTCCCCCTGGCTGGGGGATGAAAGCAGCTTTGCCCTCTTGACCCCCCCTGGAAGTGGGGAGGCACCCGGTTGGGTGCTGGCGCTGCGCAGCCGTGACAACGAAGGGGCCCGCCGTTTCCTGCAGCGCTTCTGGCAGACCCGAAGCCTTGCTGGGACCGATCTGCAGATCACCAGTTATCGCGGCATGGGGCTGATCAGCGGTCGCGGCGCCCTCTTGGGCCAGGACCCGCAACCCCTGGCGACGGCCCTGATCAACGACGATTTGGTGCTGATTGCCTCGGGTCGGGGCGTGCTCGAACAGGCGCTCGATGTCTCCCAAATCGATGAACTGAACCAAGCGGCCAGTGCGCCCCTGCAAAAGGCCCTGCAGCGACTTGGAGAGGGGGTGGCGCTGCTGACGGCCCGCCCCGAGGCCATGGAGCAGTGGCTCGGCTTGCCCGTTGGGGATGAGTCGGCGGCGGTGGAATTGGTGCTGGCCTTGGCCCCCCAAGGGTCGGGGCTTCAGGTGGATGGCCTGGCCCAGTTGCGTGATGCGCTCCCCAGCCTGGGTCCGGTCAACACGGAGCTGTTGCGCCAGGTGCAGGTCGCTGCCGACAGCCTTGCCTTCTTGACCAATCCCGCTGAGCTCCTCGCCGCCGAGGACGCCAATGTTTGGAGCAACCTGCTTGGCCCGTCCCTGACCCAGGCCCTCAAGCGGGATCAAGGTCCCCTGCCGGCCCTGGTGGCCGCGGCGGATTCGGGGCCCTTGCTTTGGGCCCATCAGAGCGAAGGCTGGTTGCTGGGCACCCGCGGGGATCGTCCGTCGGCCGAGACCCTGCAGCCGGCCCTTGAGGCCGATGGATACAGCGCCTCCCCGCTGGAGAGCCGCGGGCAAACCCTTCAGGCCTGGACGCGCCTCGAGTCCAAGCCGGTCAAGGGCAATCCCGACCAGCTCCAGGCCCAGCTCGCAGGTGCCCGCTCCAGCCAAGGTGGTTTCGCCTGGTGGGGCCAAGGCCTGGCGATCCTCAACCAGCAGTACGAAGGCCGTCGTGCACCCCAGGAGCGCCTCGATCAGCTGGAGCTCTTGGGCTCACCCCAGGCCCCCTTTCAGTGGTCGATGGACGCCCAGGCTGCCCAGGGTCTGCTCAGTCGCTGGAAGCTCTGGCGCTTGGTGGGCACGCTCTCCAGCTCCTCCCTGACCCCCAGGGTGGACGGGGTGGCCTTGAGCCTGGAGCCTGATGCCCCCGACCAACGCAGCTTGAGGCTGCGGGGGCTGCTGCAACTGCACGCCTGA
- the sixA gene encoding phosphohistidine phosphatase SixA, which produces MASRKLELLLVRHGIAEERSEGVDDAQRSLTPEGRERTTQQLERLLELELDCDLVLSSPLVRARQTAELIVSAGLAPELELAAALAPLADPLPLLERWLGPLSPRPGWKRLALVGHEPDLSTLAALFIGVPMARAPQAIRLKKAGALLLQWPIAPGADLLGSARLEMVLPPRVLLGRRQSRSEGGP; this is translated from the coding sequence ATGGCCAGCCGCAAGCTTGAGTTGCTGTTGGTGCGCCACGGCATCGCTGAAGAGCGCAGTGAGGGCGTCGATGACGCCCAGCGCAGCCTCACGCCGGAGGGGCGTGAGCGCACCACTCAGCAGCTGGAGCGCCTGCTGGAGTTGGAGTTGGACTGTGATCTGGTGCTCAGCAGTCCGCTGGTGCGGGCCCGCCAGACAGCTGAATTGATCGTGAGCGCAGGGCTGGCGCCAGAACTGGAGTTGGCGGCGGCCTTGGCTCCCCTGGCGGACCCCCTGCCCCTGCTCGAGCGCTGGCTCGGCCCCCTCTCCCCGCGGCCCGGTTGGAAGCGCCTGGCCTTGGTGGGCCATGAGCCGGACCTGAGCACCTTGGCGGCGCTGTTTATTGGAGTGCCGATGGCCCGAGCCCCCCAGGCGATCCGGCTCAAGAAAGCCGGTGCCTTGCTGCTGCAGTGGCCGATCGCCCCAGGCGCTGACTTGCTCGGATCGGCCCGCTTGGAGATGGTCCTGCCGCCTCGGGTACTGCTCGGTCGGCGACAGTCGCGCAGCGAGGGCGGGCCTTAG